From the Vanessa cardui chromosome 18, ilVanCard2.1, whole genome shotgun sequence genome, one window contains:
- the LOC124537209 gene encoding protein VAC14 homolog: MTERDYAPLSAACVRGLCDKLYEKRKFAGVEIEKMVKDFNDANNTNQIKRLIRVLGQDLMSSTNPNVKNGALMGLSSVAVGLGKGSVTYIGELTHPIVACLGESEARVRYAATEALFNVLKIARDAALTQFPLVFDALARLAADPEPQVRQGAELLDRLVKDIVTESPCLELSRVVPLVRERMYTRSAAARQFAVAWVSALDAAPALGLRRHLPDLLDGLFTVLDDPNPEIRRMCDVQLNEFLRSIKKDPSEVNFEAMINILITHAQSTEELLQLTAVTWLKEFAELSGAGVLPHASGVLRAALPCLAYTDEPRKKIRETAATVNLQLTKLVSDAPEIRVGEEEGEGPRLHLDAVVEVLTQMLHHSSVHTKVATLDWILHLYNKLPAEMYARTERVFVSVVGCLTDAADDVVRRALAVLAEICSCPTAADSAAAAAPTADASGADSYGDLENSPYYHKFLNALLRLLAADENLLEDRGAFIIRQLCVLVGAEAVYRGVAGAARAREPRLAARLADVLATLLLTAPELHPLRLRLRAFADEATVSLFRTLYLCWAHSPVALLALCLLTHNYAHCAALISTFGELEITVDFLTEVDKLVQLIESPVFAYLRLELLGGAGSAELRAALFGLLMLLPQSEAFHALRRRLHCAPHDIAAPAAPPQPQWELDFPALLAEFRRVQAAHRDHRMLERRLSRARLFDPRT; the protein is encoded by the exons ATGACTGAACGTGACTACGCTCCTTTAAGTGCAGCATGTGTCCGAGGATTGTGCGATAAACTATATGAAAAAAGGAAATTTGCAGGCGTAGAGATAGAAAA AATGGTTAAAGACTTCAATGATGCCAACAATACTAATCAAATAAAACGCTTAATTCGTGTTCTTGGACAAGATCTTATGTCTTCGACCAACCCCAATGTCAAAAATGGAGCTCTGATGGGCCTTTCTTCAGTTGCAGTGGGCTTAGGAAAG ggTTCTGTAACATACATTGGGGAGCTAACACACCCAATTGTGGCATGCCTGGGAGAGAGCGAGGCGCGGGTGCGCTACGCGGCCACTGAGGCGCTTTTCAACGTGCTGAAGATCGCACGGGACGCCGCCTTGACGCAGTTCCCGCTCGTGTTCGATGCGCTCGCGAGACTGGCCGCGGACCCCGAGCCGCAGGTCCGGCAGGGGGCCGAGCTGCTCGATAGACTAGTCAAG GACATCGTGACGGAGAGCCCGTGCCTGGAGCTGTCGCGCGTGGTGCCGCTGGTGCGCGAGCGCATGTACACgcgcagcgcggcggcgcgccAGTTCGCGGTGGCGTGGGTGTCGGCGCTGGACGCCGCGCCCGCGCTGGGCCTGCGCCGCCACCTGCCCGACCTGCTGGACGGGCTCTTCACGGTGCTGGACGACCCCAACCCGGAGATCAGGCGCAT GTGTGACGTGCAGCTGAATGAGTTTCTGCGCAGCATAAAGAAGGATCCGTCGGAAGTTAACTTTGAAGCGATGATCAACATTCTCATCACGCACGCGCAGTCTACGGAGGAGTTGTTACAA CTGACGGCCGTGACGTGGCTGAAGGAGTTCGCGGAGCTGAGCGGCGCGGGCGTGCTGCCGCACGCGTCGGGCGTGCTGCGCGCCGCGCTGCCGTGCCTCGCCTACACCGACGAGCCGCGCAAGA AGATACGCGAGACTGCAGCCACCGTGAACCTTCAGCTGACCAAACTAGTATCGGATGCCCCGGAGATCCGAGTGGGCGAGGAGGAGGGGGAGGGGCCGCGACTGCACCTCGACGCGGTGGTGGAGGTGCTCACGCAGATGCTGCACCACAGCTCCGTGCACACCAAGGTGGCCACGCTCGACTGGATCCTGCACCTGTACAACAAGCTGCCGGCCGAG ATGTACGCGCGCACGGAGCGCGTGTTCGTGAGCGTGGTGGGCTGCCTCACCGACGCCGCCGACGACGTCGTGCGCCGCGCGCTCGCCGTGCTCGCCGAGATCTGCTCCTGCCCCACCGCCGCCGacagcgccgccgccgccgcccccACCGCCGACGCGTCGGGCGCAGACTCATACG GCGACTTGGAAAACAGCCCATACTATCACAAGTTCCTGAACGCCCTCCTGAGGCTGCTCGCGGCCGACGAGAACCTCCTGGAGGACAGGGGAGCGTTTATTATAAG GCAGCTGTGCGTGCTGGTGGGCGCGGAGGCCGTGTACCGCGGcgtggcgggcgcggcgcgcgcgcgggaGCCGCGGCTGGCGGCGCGCCTGGCCGACGTGCTGGCCACGCTGCTGCTCACGGCGCCCGAGCTGCACCCGCTGCGCCTGCGCCTGCGCGCCTTCGCCGACGAG GCGACGGTGTCGCTGTTCCGCACGCTGTACCTGTGCTGGGCGCACAGCCCGGTGGCGCTGCTGGCGCTGTGTCTGCTGACCCACAACTACGCGCACTGCGCCGCGCTCATCAGCACCTT CGGCGAACTTGAGATAACGGTAGATTTTTTGACGGAAGTCGACAAACTGGTGCAATTGATTGAATCTCCGGTGTTTGCAT ACCTGAGGCTGGAGCTGCTGGGCGGCGCGGGCAGCGCGGAGCTGCGCGCGGCGCTTTTCGGCCTGCTCATGCTGCTGCCGCAGAGCGAGGCCTTCCACGCACTGCGGCGCCGCCTGCACTGCGCGCCGCACGACAT CGCGGCCCCGGCGGCGCCGCCGCAGCCGCAGTGGGAGCTGGACTTCCCGGCGCTGCTGGCGGAGTTCCGGCGCGTGCAGGCGGCGCACCGCGACCACCGCATGCTGGAGCGCCGCCTCAGCCGCGCGCGCCTCTTCGACCCGCGCACGTAG